From one Deinococcus detaillensis genomic stretch:
- a CDS encoding aldo/keto reductase, with protein sequence MEYRNIHGTDLNVSALGFGVWTVGTTWWGVKDEQMGEQLLRRAYDLGVTFFDNGDTYASGKAEELQRRALGDVREKIVIASKFGYDIYSNPERPGQQERPHDWTPAYLRKALEGSLKRLGTDYLDYYQLHNPRMNAIEQGSALADDLWAELAKLKDEGLIRAYGTALGPALNERQIEESIATIEQRRAPTQIIYNLLEQIIGEPLLKVAEAEQVSVIARVPHASGLLEGYMTLETEFEPGDHRNWRMTTNAKKKAWMEDGLQKAEQIDAQFVAGKGRTIGQLALQFALHSPMMASVLPNIYNQKGLDEYVAAFDAAPLTASEYGGIQALYADNFGLQTNLIGEVVK encoded by the coding sequence ATGGAATACCGCAACATACACGGCACGGATCTCAACGTCAGCGCCCTCGGCTTCGGCGTTTGGACAGTCGGCACGACTTGGTGGGGCGTCAAAGACGAGCAGATGGGCGAGCAACTTCTGCGCCGCGCTTACGATTTGGGCGTCACCTTTTTTGACAACGGTGATACCTACGCTTCCGGCAAGGCCGAGGAACTCCAGCGCCGAGCGTTAGGCGATGTGCGCGAGAAAATCGTGATCGCCAGCAAATTCGGCTACGACATCTACTCTAACCCCGAACGCCCCGGCCAGCAGGAGCGTCCCCACGACTGGACGCCCGCGTACCTCCGCAAGGCGCTGGAAGGCAGCCTCAAGCGCCTCGGCACTGATTACCTGGACTATTATCAGCTTCACAACCCGCGCATGAACGCCATCGAACAGGGCTCAGCGCTGGCCGACGATTTGTGGGCCGAACTGGCCAAGCTCAAGGATGAAGGGCTGATTCGTGCTTACGGCACCGCGCTGGGGCCAGCCCTCAACGAGCGGCAAATTGAAGAGAGCATTGCCACCATCGAGCAGCGGCGTGCTCCCACCCAAATTATCTATAACTTGTTAGAGCAGATCATCGGTGAGCCGCTGCTGAAGGTGGCCGAGGCCGAGCAAGTCAGCGTGATCGCCCGCGTACCGCACGCTTCGGGCCTGTTGGAAGGCTACATGACGCTGGAAACCGAGTTCGAGCCGGGCGACCACCGCAACTGGCGCATGACCACCAATGCCAAGAAAAAAGCCTGGATGGAAGACGGCCTTCAGAAAGCCGAGCAGATCGACGCGCAGTTTGTGGCGGGCAAGGGCCGCACCATCGGTCAGCTCGCCCTGCAATTCGCGCTGCACTCGCCCATGATGGCCAGCGTTTTGCCCAACATCTACAACCAGAAGGGGCTGGACGAGTACGTGGCCGCCTTCGACGCTGCCCCGCTGACAGCCAGCGAGTACGGCGGTATTCAGGCCCTCTACGCCGATAATTTCGGCCTTCAGACCAACCTGATCGGCGAGGTCGTGAAATGA
- a CDS encoding chlorite dismutase family protein has translation MMVDLDPSGQVTQREPDRANRQFLNYAFYKLDPAFRRLPRDEQAEIKAEFLAAAGGWVTDAPQEKGIIQRTYSLMGVRADVDLMLWRIAFDVREFGEAQARLNRTRLMGYLTQPYNYVSMQKRSQYVNRVEGSGHGLEVLPGQGQFLFIYPFIKTRPWYKLTPHSRQGMMDEHIYASAPFKGVRINTSYSYGIDDQEFVVSFDSDTPQEFVDLVHRLRYTEASSYTLRDVPMFTCIKKDLAEILGELS, from the coding sequence ATGATGGTTGACCTCGATCCCAGCGGCCAGGTCACCCAGCGCGAACCTGACCGGGCCAACCGCCAGTTTCTCAATTACGCCTTCTACAAACTTGATCCGGCTTTTCGCCGGTTGCCCCGTGACGAGCAAGCCGAAATCAAGGCCGAATTTTTGGCGGCGGCTGGCGGCTGGGTCACCGACGCGCCGCAGGAGAAGGGCATTATCCAGCGCACCTACTCGCTGATGGGCGTGCGGGCCGACGTGGACTTGATGCTGTGGCGCATCGCCTTTGACGTGCGCGAGTTTGGCGAGGCGCAGGCAAGGCTCAACCGCACCCGCTTGATGGGTTACCTGACGCAGCCGTACAACTATGTTTCGATGCAAAAGCGCAGCCAGTATGTCAACAGGGTAGAAGGCAGCGGCCACGGCTTGGAAGTGCTGCCGGGTCAGGGCCAGTTTTTGTTTATTTATCCGTTTATCAAAACCCGCCCCTGGTACAAGCTCACCCCGCATTCCCGTCAGGGCATGATGGACGAGCACATCTACGCCTCTGCACCGTTCAAGGGCGTGCGGATCAACACCAGCTATTCCTACGGCATCGATGATCAGGAATTTGTGGTCAGTTTCGATTCCGACACTCCGCAGGAATTCGTGGACCTTGTTCACCGGTTGCGCTATACCGAGGCCAGCAGTTATACCCTGCGCGACGTGCCAATGTTTACCTGCATCAAGAAAGACTTGGCGGAGATTTTGGGGGAACTGAGTTAG
- a CDS encoding RNB domain-containing ribonuclease → MTAPQNPAELTAAQRTEVELLARGKAERSKVIREAKLNETPEVAHEFLLRRGIWDMLRVPYAERADIDLTDLDLPIPELPDEKRLDLTHLSAYAIDDEGSQDPDDAISLEKIEGGWRLWVHVADVAALIEPNSPLDMAARARGATLYLPDRIYSMVPNAVVELLGLGLHPTSPALSISIDFDAEWNADTVDVQLTTIKAERLSYSAAQERLDAGNEPFVTLQKLYFASKKQREAEGALTIDLPEVRVKLHGDEIEIKSLPRPETRLIVQECMTLGGWAAAIYADDLDIALPYATQEAPTREVRGDDLPAHWARRKTLARTRFRPSPGAHHGMGLDAYAQATSPMRRYLDLVVHQQLRAAMKEQTGLTGGEIAGRVAQAEMNAGGTRTAERLTRRHYTLAMLTRQPERIWDAQVVERRGPQATVLIPELALDTLMSTAAPTGAMLRVQVAEVDLPNLGVRLREIR, encoded by the coding sequence ATGACCGCCCCACAAAACCCCGCTGAACTCACCGCCGCCCAACGCACCGAAGTAGAACTGCTGGCACGCGGCAAAGCTGAGCGCTCCAAAGTGATCCGCGAAGCCAAGCTCAATGAGACGCCCGAAGTGGCCCACGAGTTTTTGCTGCGGCGCGGTATTTGGGACATGCTGCGGGTGCCGTATGCCGAGCGAGCAGATATAGATTTGACCGACCTTGATCTGCCGATTCCCGAACTCCCCGATGAAAAACGGCTGGATTTGACGCACCTCAGCGCCTACGCCATCGACGATGAAGGCAGCCAGGACCCCGACGACGCCATCAGCTTGGAGAAGATTGAAGGTGGCTGGCGGCTGTGGGTGCATGTGGCAGACGTGGCCGCGCTGATCGAGCCGAACAGCCCACTGGACATGGCCGCCCGCGCACGCGGCGCAACGCTGTATTTGCCTGACCGGATTTACAGCATGGTGCCCAACGCTGTGGTCGAACTGCTCGGCCTCGGCCTGCATCCCACCTCGCCCGCGCTGAGCATCAGCATCGACTTTGACGCCGAGTGGAACGCCGACACGGTGGACGTGCAACTGACCACCATCAAAGCCGAGCGGCTGAGTTACAGCGCCGCGCAGGAGCGGCTGGACGCGGGCAATGAACCGTTCGTGACGCTTCAAAAGCTCTATTTCGCCAGCAAAAAGCAGCGCGAGGCCGAGGGCGCTCTCACCATTGATCTGCCGGAAGTGCGGGTTAAATTGCACGGCGACGAGATCGAGATCAAGTCTTTGCCGCGCCCCGAAACCCGCTTGATCGTGCAGGAGTGCATGACGCTGGGAGGCTGGGCCGCCGCCATTTACGCTGATGATCTGGACATTGCCCTGCCTTACGCCACCCAAGAAGCCCCCACCCGCGAGGTGCGCGGCGACGACCTTCCAGCGCACTGGGCACGCCGCAAGACACTGGCCCGCACCCGCTTCCGGCCCTCACCGGGAGCGCATCACGGTATGGGCCTGGACGCCTACGCGCAGGCCACCTCACCGATGCGGCGCTACCTCGACTTGGTGGTGCATCAGCAGCTTCGGGCAGCCATGAAGGAGCAGACCGGGCTGACCGGCGGAGAAATTGCCGGGCGGGTGGCCCAGGCTGAAATGAACGCCGGAGGCACCCGCACCGCCGAGCGACTCACCCGCCGCCACTACACGCTGGCCATGCTGACACGCCAGCCTGAGCGCATCTGGGACGCGCAGGTCGTAGAGCGGCGCGGCCCGCAGGCCACCGTCCTGATTCCTGAGCTGGCCCTCGACACGCTGATGAGTACGGCGGCCCCCACCGGAGCCATGCTCAGAGTGCAAGTGGCGGAAGTGGATTTGCCGAATCTGGGCGTGCGGCTGCGGGAGATCAGGTAG
- a CDS encoding DUF2089 domain-containing protein has protein sequence MSRRPLPLPFPDVTEAPLVTELHFPEAGVTVKGEFELNEFATLAPDTLDFLRLYIKVRGNLKEVERILGLSYPTVRSRFDNLLRSIGYEPEAADPRDEVLSQLERGDITPEEAAKKLRR, from the coding sequence ATGTCCCGCCGCCCGCTCCCTCTGCCCTTTCCTGACGTGACCGAAGCTCCGCTGGTCACTGAACTGCACTTTCCCGAAGCGGGCGTGACCGTCAAAGGCGAGTTTGAACTCAACGAGTTCGCCACCCTCGCGCCCGATACGCTGGATTTTTTGCGGCTCTACATCAAGGTGCGCGGTAATCTCAAGGAAGTGGAACGCATCTTGGGCCTGAGTTATCCCACCGTGCGTTCCCGCTTTGACAACTTGCTGCGCTCTATCGGTTACGAACCCGAAGCCGCCGACCCGCGTGACGAAGTGCTGAGCCAGTTGGAGCGTGGCGACATCACGCCGGAAGAAGCCGCCAAAAAACTGCGGCGCTAG
- a CDS encoding Gfo/Idh/MocA family protein yields the protein MPNQPKIPKPEAQSRRVGFAVVGLGELSAEELIPALRTSQHAYLAAVVTGEPDKGRAFAKAAGLSDADAYTYEQFEELGKRDDVQAVYIVLPNNLHRDYAERAAKLGKHVLCEKPLADTTKDAEAIVKACKDAGVLLMAAYRIQYTPHHWAAKKAVAGGKLGSIKLLDSIHTQVEDDASAWRLSFKQAGGGPLVDVGIYCLNTMRFVTGLEPEWIYAAVHQPKGDARFKEMEESMSVMLGFPGGLIANMLTSYGAVKTDTLRVLGEAGSVTLDPAFLYVGLDLELSNKAAKTTPQFAAYNQFTLEVDHFAECIQSGKTPYTPGEEGLQDHRIMDAIYQSARSGKRVELEKFSGQDVFRNTDNVPKHIKAQP from the coding sequence ATGCCCAATCAACCGAAAATTCCCAAACCTGAAGCCCAAAGCCGCCGCGTCGGGTTTGCCGTCGTCGGCCTCGGTGAACTCAGCGCCGAAGAACTCATCCCCGCCCTCAGAACCAGCCAGCACGCTTACTTGGCCGCCGTCGTGACCGGCGAGCCCGATAAGGGCCGGGCCTTTGCCAAAGCGGCGGGCCTGAGCGACGCCGACGCCTACACCTACGAGCAGTTTGAAGAACTCGGTAAACGGGACGACGTGCAGGCGGTGTATATCGTGTTGCCCAACAACCTCCACCGCGACTACGCCGAGCGGGCCGCCAAACTCGGCAAGCATGTGCTGTGCGAAAAACCGCTGGCCGACACCACCAAAGACGCCGAGGCGATCGTCAAAGCCTGCAAAGACGCGGGCGTGCTGCTGATGGCGGCCTACCGCATCCAGTACACCCCGCACCACTGGGCCGCCAAAAAGGCTGTCGCGGGCGGCAAACTCGGTTCCATTAAGCTGCTCGACAGTATTCATACCCAAGTCGAAGACGACGCCAGTGCTTGGCGGCTCAGCTTCAAGCAGGCCGGCGGCGGGCCACTGGTGGACGTGGGAATTTATTGCCTCAATACCATGCGCTTCGTGACCGGTCTGGAACCGGAGTGGATCTACGCCGCCGTACACCAGCCCAAGGGCGACGCCAGATTTAAGGAAATGGAAGAATCCATGAGCGTGATGCTGGGCTTTCCCGGCGGCCTGATCGCCAACATGCTGACCAGTTACGGAGCCGTCAAAACCGATACCTTGCGGGTGCTGGGCGAAGCAGGCAGCGTTACCCTCGATCCGGCTTTCTTGTATGTCGGTCTAGACCTGGAACTAAGCAACAAGGCCGCCAAAACCACGCCGCAATTTGCCGCCTATAACCAGTTCACGCTGGAAGTGGATCACTTTGCCGAATGCATCCAATCGGGCAAAACGCCTTACACCCCCGGCGAAGAAGGGTTGCAAGACCACCGAATTATGGACGCGATTTACCAAAGCGCCCGCAGCGGCAAACGGGTAGAACTGGAGAAATTCAGCGGGCAAGACGTGTTCAGGAACACCGACAACGTGCCCAAGCACATCAAAGCGCAGCCCTAA
- a CDS encoding type 1 glutamine amidotransferase domain-containing protein, with protein sequence MTNSASLKGKKIAILAADGVEQIELVSPREALERAGATTELISLQPGQIQSMKGDIEPQDKYPVDKTVSEVSASDYDGLLLPGGTVNPDKLRLSEEAMDLVRSFYSSGKPIAAICHGPWSLSQVGVVKGLKLTSWPSLRHELELGGAEWVDQEVVSDKGIVTSRNPDDLPAFNRQIIELFAEGDQSSKRP encoded by the coding sequence ATGACAAATTCAGCGTCTTTAAAAGGTAAGAAAATTGCCATCTTGGCCGCCGACGGCGTGGAGCAGATTGAGCTGGTCAGTCCACGTGAGGCGCTGGAGAGGGCAGGGGCCACCACCGAACTGATCAGTCTCCAGCCGGGCCAGATTCAGAGCATGAAGGGTGACATCGAGCCGCAGGACAAGTACCCGGTGGACAAGACCGTCAGCGAGGTCAGCGCCAGCGATTACGATGGCCTGCTGCTGCCCGGCGGCACCGTCAACCCCGACAAACTGCGCCTGAGCGAAGAAGCCATGGACTTGGTGCGCTCCTTTTACAGCAGCGGCAAGCCGATAGCGGCGATCTGCCACGGCCCCTGGAGTCTGAGTCAGGTGGGCGTCGTGAAAGGGCTGAAGCTGACCAGTTGGCCCAGTCTCCGGCACGAACTCGAACTCGGCGGCGCAGAGTGGGTCGATCAGGAAGTGGTGAGCGATAAGGGGATCGTGACCAGCCGCAATCCGGATGATCTGCCCGCCTTCAACCGCCAGATCATCGAGCTGTTTGCCGAGGGCGACCAGAGCAGCAAGCGGCCCTGA
- a CDS encoding cupin domain-containing protein — protein sequence MTHDQKQNQQSQYKLSRSETQHGKDGQHHLIKGEKGSVRLWHNEEPSANSDTTLHSHAYETLGYVVSGRMELVLSGQTIALEAGDSYCVPSGAEHRFHILETLTAVETTTPSAF from the coding sequence ATGACACACGACCAAAAGCAAAATCAGCAGAGCCAGTACAAACTCAGCCGCAGCGAAACCCAGCACGGCAAAGACGGCCAGCATCACCTCATCAAAGGCGAAAAGGGCAGCGTGCGGCTGTGGCACAATGAAGAGCCTTCGGCCAATAGTGACACTACCCTGCATAGCCACGCCTATGAAACGCTCGGCTACGTCGTTTCGGGGCGGATGGAACTGGTGCTGAGCGGCCAAACCATTGCTCTAGAAGCTGGAGACAGCTACTGCGTCCCGAGCGGAGCCGAGCACCGATTCCATATTCTGGAAACACTGACTGCCGTAGAAACGACCACGCCCAGCGCCTTCTAA
- a CDS encoding oxidoreductase, which translates to MTDAQPVRITSSFNAKSTALEVIAGHDLSGKAAVVTGAASGIGTETARALLTAGARVLLAVRDTAKGEQVAAELRQSTGNARAEVIALDLCSLESVRQAAAHILNLAPKIDILINNAGVMATPQSQTADGFEMQFGTNHLGHFLLTELLMPALLAAPSRVVALSSIGHRRSDILLDDLNLERRPYDKWEAYGNAKTANALFALGLNDRYAYRGVTANAVHPGGIMTGLQKHMPIEEQRAMGWMDEEGNLNPVFKSTEQGAATSVWAAVGKELEGVGGLYLEDVQEAVPFDPAAPYSGYQPYLRDHASADKLWEASEKMVGLK; encoded by the coding sequence ATGACTGACGCGCAACCCGTCCGCATCACTTCTTCCTTTAACGCCAAAAGCACCGCCCTAGAAGTGATTGCCGGCCATGATCTAAGCGGCAAAGCCGCCGTCGTAACCGGAGCCGCTTCCGGTATCGGCACCGAAACCGCCCGCGCCCTGCTGACTGCTGGAGCGCGGGTTTTGCTTGCCGTGCGCGATACCGCCAAAGGCGAACAGGTGGCTGCTGAGCTGCGCCAAAGCACGGGCAATGCTAGGGCCGAAGTCATCGCGCTTGATCTCTGTTCGCTGGAATCGGTGCGTCAGGCAGCGGCCCATATTCTCAATCTTGCCCCCAAAATTGACATCCTGATCAACAACGCGGGCGTGATGGCCACGCCTCAAAGCCAGACTGCCGACGGCTTTGAAATGCAATTTGGTACCAACCATCTCGGCCACTTTTTGCTGACCGAACTCCTGATGCCGGCTCTTTTGGCGGCTCCCTCGCGTGTGGTGGCGCTCAGCAGCATCGGCCACCGCCGCAGTGACATTTTGCTGGACGATCTCAACTTGGAGCGCCGCCCTTACGACAAGTGGGAGGCGTATGGTAACGCCAAAACCGCCAACGCCCTGTTTGCTTTGGGGCTGAATGACCGCTACGCCTATCGGGGTGTCACCGCCAACGCCGTGCATCCCGGCGGGATCATGACCGGCCTGCAAAAGCACATGCCGATTGAGGAACAGCGGGCGATGGGTTGGATGGACGAAGAAGGCAACCTCAATCCGGTATTCAAGAGCACTGAGCAAGGCGCGGCCACCAGCGTTTGGGCCGCCGTCGGCAAGGAGCTGGAAGGGGTGGGCGGTTTGTACCTGGAAGACGTGCAAGAAGCTGTGCCGTTTGACCCAGCCGCGCCGTATAGCGGGTATCAGCCGTATCTGCGCGACCATGCAAGCGCCGACAAGCTGTGGGAAGCCAGCGAAAAGATGGTGGGTCTGAAGTAA
- a CDS encoding GNAT family N-acetyltransferase — protein sequence MNEHRPILREFQPADAAQVAQLVTESVRGHWIYTPEQFKPSSVPQRFRLVAADSEVRATLVVSPFGDAAPSAFRLDFAGDAQSFNALYTLALTRLPQHAPLIGVAREDFSEQMQFFAAAGFRNAWQSWGAHLDLMRFDFAPYQALEERLFVDGYEVEQLANDAPEADWNALYALSLEAVEDAPRNPTTTPDSLSLEELRAMIVREETVFVARFRGQLIGFTRSTVRGEHLDTEHTAVSRPHRNKGLATLLKAQALDSAQEQGCIQASTGGTVMNLPMLKVNHCLGYLPEPMWVTWWLER from the coding sequence ATGAATGAACACCGCCCAATTCTCCGAGAGTTTCAACCCGCAGACGCCGCGCAAGTGGCCCAGCTCGTCACCGAGAGCGTGCGCGGGCACTGGATATACACGCCCGAACAGTTCAAGCCTTCCAGCGTGCCGCAGCGCTTCCGGTTGGTGGCGGCAGATTCGGAAGTGCGGGCGACTTTGGTGGTCTCGCCGTTCGGTGACGCCGCGCCCAGCGCCTTCCGGCTGGACTTTGCTGGAGACGCCCAATCCTTTAACGCGCTCTACACGCTCGCCCTGACCCGCTTGCCCCAGCACGCGCCGCTGATTGGCGTGGCCCGCGAGGATTTCAGCGAGCAGATGCAATTTTTTGCGGCGGCAGGCTTCCGTAATGCTTGGCAGTCGTGGGGCGCTCACCTCGATCTGATGCGCTTTGACTTCGCGCCGTATCAGGCACTGGAAGAACGCTTGTTCGTGGACGGCTACGAAGTGGAGCAACTCGCCAACGATGCTCCCGAAGCCGACTGGAACGCCCTGTATGCGCTGAGTCTGGAAGCGGTGGAAGACGCTCCACGCAATCCCACCACTACGCCGGACAGCCTCAGCTTGGAAGAATTGCGGGCGATGATCGTGCGCGAAGAAACGGTGTTCGTGGCGCGTTTTCGGGGCCAGCTCATTGGGTTTACTCGCTCAACGGTGCGCGGCGAGCACTTGGACACCGAACATACTGCCGTGAGTCGCCCCCACCGCAATAAAGGTCTAGCGACCCTGCTCAAAGCGCAGGCGCTGGACTCAGCACAGGAACAAGGCTGCATCCAAGCAAGTACGGGCGGCACGGTCATGAACCTGCCGATGCTGAAAGTCAACCATTGTTTGGGCTATTTGCCGGAGCCGATGTGGGTGACGTGGTGGCTGGAGCGTTGA
- a CDS encoding DUF1501 domain-containing protein codes for MNRRDFLKLSALAVSVTSGMPGFLARAAATAGGDKTLVVIQLTGGNDGLNTLIPYSNGAYYAARPNIAIGKKDVLNLTADLGMHPSLRALSKFWDAGQLGWLENIGYPNPNRSHFASMAIWHTADPTQAASDGWIGRIAETIGDPFCASNIGNATPLALQAKQFSLPSISSVDSYQLKLPAGLHDPFTTLLNAPRQGEAEYLQAATKQMLLNTAKVQKNLSKYRSGAVYPDSKFAASLQDIARLIAGGNGQRVLYTSLGSFDTHAGQRAEQDDLLRELAEGLAAFQADLDVQGLADKVVVMGFSEFGRRVAENASAGTDHGQGSVMFVLGKSVKGGIHGDSPDLENLADGDIRYKQDFRGVYAHALDTWLNLDSKEILGGKFDGPKWLS; via the coding sequence ATGAACAGACGCGATTTTCTCAAACTCTCGGCGCTGGCGGTCAGCGTCACCAGCGGAATGCCCGGCTTTCTGGCACGGGCCGCCGCAACGGCGGGCGGCGACAAAACTTTGGTGGTCATTCAGCTCACCGGCGGCAATGACGGCCTCAACACCCTGATTCCCTACAGCAACGGAGCTTACTACGCGGCGCGGCCCAACATCGCCATCGGCAAAAAAGACGTGCTGAATCTGACTGCCGACCTCGGGATGCACCCCAGCTTGCGGGCGCTCAGCAAGTTCTGGGACGCCGGGCAACTCGGCTGGCTGGAGAATATCGGCTACCCCAACCCCAACCGCAGCCACTTTGCCAGCATGGCGATCTGGCACACCGCCGACCCCACCCAGGCCGCCAGCGACGGCTGGATAGGAAGAATCGCCGAGACGATTGGCGACCCGTTTTGCGCCAGCAACATCGGCAACGCCACGCCGCTGGCCCTGCAAGCCAAGCAGTTCTCGCTGCCGAGCATCAGCAGTGTGGACAGCTACCAGCTCAAATTGCCCGCCGGACTCCACGACCCTTTTACCACCCTGCTGAACGCGCCGAGGCAGGGCGAGGCCGAGTACCTGCAAGCCGCCACCAAACAGATGCTGCTCAACACCGCCAAAGTTCAGAAAAATCTCAGCAAATACCGCTCCGGCGCTGTCTACCCGGACAGCAAATTCGCCGCCAGCCTCCAAGATATTGCCCGCCTGATCGCGGGCGGCAACGGTCAGCGGGTGCTGTACACCAGCCTGGGCAGCTTCGACACGCACGCGGGCCAGCGGGCCGAGCAGGACGATTTGCTGCGCGAACTGGCCGAGGGACTGGCCGCTTTTCAAGCTGACCTCGACGTGCAGGGCCTGGCCGATAAAGTGGTCGTGATGGGCTTCTCCGAGTTTGGGCGGCGGGTGGCTGAGAATGCCAGTGCCGGAACCGATCACGGACAGGGCAGCGTGATGTTTGTACTGGGCAAGAGCGTCAAGGGCGGCATTCACGGCGACAGCCCCGACCTGGAGAACCTGGCCGACGGCGACATTCGCTACAAGCAGGATTTCAGAGGCGTTTACGCCCACGCATTAGATACTTGGCTGAACCTGGATTCCAAGGAAATTCTGGGCGGCAAATTCGACGGGCCGAAGTGGTTGAGTTGA
- a CDS encoding DUF1800 domain-containing protein: protein MPLTPRTTPLTATDAAHLLRRTSFGATEAQIRALVGQTPQAAAAALLVFPTTTLDTPFKPAEAVAPYAAIKLFQAAWLREMVLTPYPLRERLALMWSNHFVIGTDKVKNLSALDNYLSVLRGHALSNFTDLALAAVKTPAVMRYLDNDQNKKGKPNENLGRELLELYTAGIGNYSESDVKEGARALTGWTFEGKRGPKDFADPQTFTFNAKQHDGGSKTYLGKTGNFGGDDIVRLAAGHPSTAERVAFKLWRSFVSDAPDAAGQAKLTETYRQSGGDLRQTLQALLSSQEFYASRSSIIRSPTEFVVGALRSAGRTDIDKKTYLNLSGTLARLGQDLLHPPTVKGWDGGREWINDSTLLLRMQVAAAMTLGNQKGKAQTKLADPVPEPSALALLGSEKMPSALAKLGSAQRTYLMLVSPEYQLI from the coding sequence GTGCCACTCACTCCCCGCACCACCCCCCTGACCGCCACCGACGCGGCCCATTTGCTGCGGCGCACCAGTTTTGGAGCCACTGAGGCGCAGATCAGAGCGCTGGTGGGCCAAACCCCGCAAGCTGCCGCCGCCGCGCTGCTGGTTTTTCCCACCACCACGCTGGACACGCCTTTCAAACCTGCGGAAGCGGTCGCTCCTTACGCCGCCATCAAACTCTTTCAGGCCGCTTGGCTGCGCGAGATGGTACTGACACCTTATCCGCTGCGCGAACGGCTGGCGCTAATGTGGAGCAACCATTTCGTCATCGGCACCGACAAAGTCAAGAACCTCAGCGCCTTAGACAACTATTTGAGCGTGCTGCGCGGCCACGCCCTGAGCAACTTCACCGACCTCGCGCTGGCCGCCGTCAAAACGCCCGCCGTGATGCGCTACCTCGACAACGACCAAAACAAAAAAGGCAAACCCAACGAGAATCTGGGCCGCGAACTGCTGGAACTGTATACCGCTGGCATAGGCAATTACAGCGAATCCGACGTCAAAGAAGGCGCGAGGGCACTGACTGGCTGGACGTTTGAGGGCAAGCGCGGCCCCAAGGACTTTGCCGACCCGCAAACCTTCACCTTCAATGCCAAGCAGCACGACGGCGGCTCCAAGACCTATCTGGGCAAAACCGGAAATTTCGGCGGCGACGACATCGTGCGGCTGGCGGCGGGGCACCCTTCCACCGCCGAGCGGGTGGCCTTCAAGCTGTGGCGCTCGTTTGTCAGCGACGCGCCAGACGCCGCCGGACAGGCCAAGCTCACCGAAACCTACCGGCAATCCGGCGGCGACCTGCGGCAAACTTTGCAGGCCCTGCTGAGCAGTCAGGAATTTTACGCCTCCAGAAGCAGCATCATCCGCAGCCCCACCGAATTTGTGGTGGGAGCGCTGAGATCAGCCGGGCGCACCGATATAGACAAAAAAACCTACCTCAATTTGTCGGGCACGCTGGCCCGCCTCGGCCAAGATTTGCTGCACCCGCCTACCGTCAAGGGCTGGGACGGTGGCCGCGAATGGATCAACGACTCCACCTTGCTGCTCAGGATGCAGGTCGCCGCCGCCATGACGCTGGGCAACCAGAAAGGCAAAGCCCAGACCAAGCTGGCTGACCCTGTGCCTGAGCCGAGCGCCCTGGCCCTGCTGGGCAGCGAAAAGATGCCGAGTGCGCTGGCGAAACTAGGCAGTGCCCAGCGCACCTATTTGATGTTGGTCAGTCCTGAATATCAGTTGATTTGA